In the genome of Treponema pedis, one region contains:
- a CDS encoding tetratricopeptide repeat protein encodes MATIIISAFIVIVVLGIIYFIASKTSNSGGQGRAKTVKGKAALMKDAARRLNQNPRDIQGLLIMGDVQYQGQEWEKAYAAYSVLIDHVKSLDLEKQFDIPLRYGICALKTNRMPEAKKGLLLAETLNPRHFDVNYTLGYVYYMEKDYERALPYFKKALITQPDNFLATKYAGYTFQHLHRYNDALPALKKALDVKPDDKEVLFSMGECFYEAGANDKCLKILTHLRVDPVFGPRSALYTGMIRTKANQLDRAIEDFQIGLKHQNIPMETSNELKYRLAQAFIKTQDIGKALHLLKEIQMISPGYKDAATLIMRYQELNQNRNLQIYLMSGQSEFVGLCRKIVARFYPKAKVKILDISVLATYTDIVAEVDTPRFSDTVIFRFFRSQGTVGELLLRELHARLKEVKGGTGICMSAGTFTEEALRYAEGRPLDLYDKNKLSGVLNSLK; translated from the coding sequence ATGGCAACTATTATTATATCGGCTTTTATTGTTATTGTTGTACTGGGGATTATTTATTTTATTGCTTCAAAAACCTCAAATTCCGGCGGTCAGGGCAGAGCTAAAACCGTAAAAGGAAAGGCTGCTTTAATGAAAGATGCGGCACGCCGCTTAAATCAAAATCCTCGGGATATTCAGGGTCTGTTAATTATGGGCGATGTGCAATATCAGGGGCAGGAATGGGAAAAAGCTTATGCCGCATATTCCGTTTTAATCGACCATGTTAAAAGTTTGGACCTTGAAAAACAATTCGATATTCCTTTAAGGTACGGTATTTGCGCCTTAAAAACGAATAGAATGCCTGAAGCTAAAAAAGGCTTATTGTTGGCGGAAACTTTAAATCCGCGACATTTTGATGTAAATTATACGCTGGGCTATGTGTACTATATGGAAAAAGATTATGAGAGAGCCCTCCCGTATTTTAAAAAAGCCTTAATTACTCAACCGGATAATTTTTTGGCGACAAAGTATGCAGGCTATACTTTTCAGCATTTGCACAGATACAACGATGCTCTTCCCGCATTAAAAAAAGCATTGGATGTAAAGCCCGATGACAAAGAAGTTTTGTTTTCAATGGGAGAATGTTTTTATGAGGCGGGTGCAAACGATAAATGTTTGAAAATTTTAACACATTTGCGTGTAGACCCTGTTTTCGGCCCCCGCTCGGCTTTATATACCGGAATGATTAGAACAAAGGCGAATCAGCTTGACCGTGCTATCGAAGATTTTCAAATAGGATTAAAGCACCAAAATATTCCTATGGAAACTTCCAACGAGCTTAAATACAGATTGGCACAGGCATTTATAAAGACACAGGATATAGGCAAGGCTCTCCATTTATTAAAAGAAATTCAAATGATAAGCCCCGGATATAAAGATGCCGCCACATTGATTATGAGGTATCAGGAGCTGAACCAAAATAGAAATTTACAAATTTATTTAATGTCGGGACAAAGCGAATTTGTCGGTTTATGCAGAAAAATTGTTGCCAGGTTTTATCCTAAAGCAAAGGTAAAAATTCTGGATATTTCCGTGTTAGCGACGTATACCGATATAGTTGCCGAAGTGGATACGCCGCGTTTTTCGGATACGGTTATTTTCAGGTTTTTCCGCTCGCAGGGTACGGTAGGAGAGCTGCTTTTGAGAGAACTTCATGCACGTCTTAAGGAGGTAAAAGGCGGAACCGGTATTTGTATGAGCGCCGGAACTTTTACGGAAGAGGCTTTGCGTTATGCCGAAGGACGGCCGCTCGATTTATACGATAAGAATAAACTTTCAGGTGTTCTTAATTCTTTAAAGTAA